The Sylvia atricapilla isolate bSylAtr1 unplaced genomic scaffold, bSylAtr1.pri scaffold_95_arrow_ctg1, whole genome shotgun sequence genome contains a region encoding:
- the LOC136375132 gene encoding TSC22 domain family protein 4-like, translating to MPLPSATPKTTSPPTRTGRGFRKRRRGLGAGRGRVRPGNALKGNITSGSHFRVLPPPPVTAPGRPRHDPPPPPAAAAPMSRKKSGFAITSVRGGSGTAPGDASGAATGSSSSSSGSPSGSRFRLVRLLSPGEVLRRGRWLCRDFYERDASPRGGGGGGGRVPVSLDAPRAVPAPHQPRSLGAFAQLVQQALPPKPPSPRPGGGAELSVRLGLAGEESEDEGTGSGVTAIDNKIERAMDLVKSHLLLAVREEVEALREQIRELSERRAALERENRLLRALATPQQLARLVSPQPPGPPPAPP from the exons ATGCCGCTGCCTTCCgccacccccaaaaccaccagcCCCCCGACCCGGACG GGGCGTGGCTTTCGAAAACGGAGGCGCGGCCTgggggcggggcgcggccgcGTGCGGCCCGGGAACGCCTTAAAGGGCAACATCACTTCCGGTTCTCACTTCCGGgtcctgccgccgccgccggtgACGGCTCCGGGCCGGCCCCGCCAtgatcctcctcctcctcccgccgccgccgcccccaTGAGCCGCAAGAAAAGCGGCTTCGCCATCACCAGCGTCCGCGGCGGCAGCGGGACGGCGCCCGGCGATGCCTCCGGCGCCGCGACCGGTTCTTCGTCTTCCTCCTCCGGCAGCCCCAGCGGCTCTCGGTTCCGCCTCGTTCGCTTACTGTCGCCGGGGGAGGTGCTGCGGCGAGGCCGGTGGCTCTGCCGTGATTTCTACGAGCGGGACGCGTCACCGCGGGGaggtggcggcggcggggggaggGTCCCGGTGTCGCTGGACGCCCCCCGGGCCGTCCCCGCCCCCCACCAGCCCCGGTCTCTCGGGGCTTTCGCGCAGCTCGTGCAGCAG GCGctgccccccaaacccccctcGCCACGCccagggggcggggccgagcTTAGCGTGCGCCTGGGATTGGCTGGCGAGGAGAGCGAGGACGAGGG CACCGGGAGCGGCGTCACCGCCATTGACAACAAGATTGAGAGGGCCATG GACCTGGTGAAGTCCCACCTGCTGCTGGCGGTGCGGGAGGAGGTGGAGGCGCTGCGGGAGCAGATCCGGGAGCTGAGTGAGCGGCGGGCGGCGCTGGAGAGAGAGAACCGCCTGCTCCGGGCACTCGCCACCCCGCAGCAGCTGGCCCGCCTCgtgtccccgcagcccccggggccgcccccggcGCCGCCCTGA